In Phoenix dactylifera cultivar Barhee BC4 unplaced genomic scaffold, palm_55x_up_171113_PBpolish2nd_filt_p 000957F, whole genome shotgun sequence, the following proteins share a genomic window:
- the LOC120107680 gene encoding nicotinate-nucleotide pyrophosphorylase [carboxylating], chloroplastic-like isoform X2, whose protein sequence is MKAEAHFIAKEDGVIAGISFAEMIFNEVDPSLKVEWSQKDGNYVHKGMQFGKVYGLSSCILLGHLFLLGKKTAQLRLYWGLIGEVPLGRVP, encoded by the exons ATGAAAGCAGAAGCCCACTTCATTGCAAAGGAGGATGGGGTCATTGCtggaatttcttttgcagagatgatTTTTAATGAGGTTGATCCATCATTAAAG GTTGAATGGTCTCAGAAAGATGGAAACTATGTTCACAAAGGCATGCAGTTTGGCAAAGTATATG GACTGTCTTCATGTATTCTTCTTGGGCACTTGTTCTTATTGGGCAAAAAGACAGCGCAGCTAAGACTGTATTGGGGCTTGATAGGTGAAGTTCCTCTTGGAAGAGTGCCTTGA
- the LOC120107680 gene encoding nicotinate-nucleotide pyrophosphorylase [carboxylating], chloroplastic-like isoform X1 has product MKAEAHFIAKEDGVIAGISFAEMIFNEVDPSLKVEWSQKDGNYVHKGMQFGKVYGCACSIIVAERVALNFMQRMSGIATLTKVAFHVSTNIPWSFFQPQSE; this is encoded by the exons ATGAAAGCAGAAGCCCACTTCATTGCAAAGGAGGATGGGGTCATTGCtggaatttcttttgcagagatgatTTTTAATGAGGTTGATCCATCATTAAAG GTTGAATGGTCTCAGAAAGATGGAAACTATGTTCACAAAGGCATGCAGTTTGGCAAAGTATATG GATGTGCATGCAGCATTATTGTGGCAGAAAGGGTTGCCCTCAATTTTATGCAAAGAATGAGTGGAATAGCAACACTTACCAAGGTAGCTTTCCATGTATCAACTAATATTCCATGGTCTTTTTTCCAGCCTCAATCAGAATAG